The Verrucomicrobiia bacterium DNA window AAGCCTGCCTGCCGTCCGCAACCGCCTCTCCTCCGCGTGGCACGGGGCCCGGGTCTTCGATCACCACGGAATGACGGAAACCGGGCCGGTGACCCACGAGGATCCCGACGCTCCGGGAACTCTCAATGTGTTCGAAGGCAGCTTTCTTGTAGAAGTCATTGATCCGGCAGCCGGAACGCCCTGCCGTGCGGGGGACATCGGGGAACTGGTGCTGACAACTCTCCGTCGCCTCGGATCCCCCCTGATCCGCTACCGGACCGGCGATCTCGTCCGTTGCGACCCGGAACCCGATGGCCGCATTCGTCGCCTTCCCGGGGGAATCCTGAGTCGCCTCGATGACATGGTGATTGTCCGGGGCGTCAACGTCTTCCCGAGTGCTGTCGAAGAAATCGTACGTAGCGCGCCGGAAGTCGCGGAGTACCGGGTCACACTTGATTCCCGGAGCCCGATGGTGGAGCTCCACCTCGAAGTCGAGGCTCCGGCGTCGGTTGCCGAAGAGCTGGCACGCCGATTCCAGAACGCATTGTCATTGCGGGTTCCAGTGCGAAGTGTCGCTCCGGGGTCCCTGCCCCGGTTCGATCTCAAGGCCCGTCGCTGGCGGCGCGTGAAGTAGACGGCCAGGCCGGTGCCCGGCGCGGGTCAGTCTCCGCCAAGCTCGATCCACACCTGGCCGTCCCGGACTTCCACCCGGTGACAGTTCACCGGGAGCTCCGGACGTGTATCGCAGGCGCCCGTGGCGACATCGAATCCCCAACCATGCAGCGGACAATGGAGCGTCCGACCTTGGAGGAATCCGGCGCCCAGCGGCCCCCCCCGGTGCGGGCAACGGTCGGCCACGGCGAAAAATTCCCCGTCCACGTTCGCAAGGGCAACGCGGTGTCCGCGAACCTCAACTGTCCGAACCTGTCCCGGAGGCAACGACTCGGTGTCGGCTGCAGCAAACATGGAATTCATGGGTGTTCTTCCGGCGCCTGACCCGGGGCCCATCAACCGTCGGGGGC harbors:
- a CDS encoding Rieske 2Fe-2S domain-containing protein, which translates into the protein MNSMFAAADTESLPPGQVRTVEVRGHRVALANVDGEFFAVADRCPHRGGPLGAGFLQGRTLHCPLHGWGFDVATGACDTRPELPVNCHRVEVRDGQVWIELGGD